The following coding sequences are from one Hydra vulgaris chromosome 04, alternate assembly HydraT2T_AEP window:
- the LOC136079605 gene encoding uncharacterized protein LOC136079605, which yields MKDKKGRSRMQCLKPGCDCDEYTKEKDFDLCAYCDHAPVLHKVEDNFNLVEDIELAHFSKSNAIQNTISTSLSMSNMLVEPQNCTKENGDATFEPAILSRSEIDFNNKVMSPMKKQCIQQAKPFQDSTGKVVSVSKTVLHHKSNTLFENGLAPILNSCTDGMIVLSASNLTFSLRSKLAGIVVNHIIQRKGLQNRPTNADVCVSANAIISHFPSEKIETWYTAPTNKKTIAGGKLTEKLRNTWRNIKSVGILKSSNDQQLVEEHDISDEEEIQDDLNWLKFNNQPWTEVCHKWKSTSKFRLKSFQLGTKDIPNFKLLLDLKADALSVENAEHSIDNIRILYNDLKLTLQPLVYAVPPNIAVVVYNNHRWSFETPLKAMDFSFKLIQILNKEYNTASFPAWMFLQKYIYCFNCPDFDVSCPKASELASELNL from the exons ATGAAGGATAAAAAAGGGAGAAGTAGAATGCAATGTCTCAAACCAGGTTGTGATTGTGATGAATACACAAAAGAGAAAGACTTTGATTTGTGTGCCTATTGTGATCATGCACCAGTTTTACATAAAG TGGAAGACAATTTCAATCTTGTTGAAGATATTGAGTTAGCTCATTTCTCTAAGAGCAATGCAATACAGAATACAATTTCCA cttCTCTCAGTATGTCTAACATGTTAGTTGAACCTCAAAACTGTACAAAAGAAAATGGAGATGCTACCTTTG AACCAGCTATTTTGAGCCGAAGCGAAATAGACTTCAATAACAAGGTAATGAGCCCGATGAAAAAGCAGTGCATACAGCAAGCTAAGCCATTCCAAGATTCAACTGGTAAAGTAGTTTCTGTATCAAAAACTGTACTTCATCATAAAAGCAATACTCTCTTTGAG AATGGCTTAGCCCCGATCCTAAATTCTTGCACAGATGGAATGATTGTGTTAAGTGCTTCAAATCTAACATTTAGTTTACGCAGCAAGTTGGCTGGCATAGTAGTCAACCATATCATTCAAAGGAAAGGTTTgca aaatcgTCCAACTAATGCAGATGTCTGTGTATCAGCAAATGCCATTATTTCACATTTTCCTTCAGAAAAGATT GAAACATGGTATACTGCtcctacaaataaaaaaactatagctGGTGGAAAGTTGACAGAAAAGCTTCGCAACACATGGCGAAATATTAAATCAGTTGGTATCTTAAAAAGTTCTAATGACCAACAATTAGTTGAAGAACATGATATTAGTGATG aagAAGAAATTCAAGATGACCTTAATTGGCTTAAGTTTAATAATCAACCATGGACTGAAGTGTGCCATAAATGGAAATCAACTTCGAAATTTAGGttgaaaagttttcaattaGGCACCAAAGACATTCCgaattttaaacttcttttggATCTAAAAGCAGATGCATTG tcAGTTGAAAATGCTGAGCATTCAATTGATAACATTAGAATATTGTATAATGACCTGAAGCTGACACTTCAACCTTTAGTTTATGCAGTACCACCAAACATTGCTGTTGTTGTGTACAACAACCACAGATGGTCATTTGAAACCCCCTTGAAAGCAATGGATTTTTCGTTTAAATTGATTCAA ATCTTGAATAAGGAATACAATACTGCGAGTTTTCCAGCTTggatgtttttacaaaaatatatatattgttttaattgcCCAGATTTTGACGTATCATGTCCGAAAGCAAGTGAATTGGCTTCTGAGTTAAATCTTTAA
- the LOC136079606 gene encoding heme-binding protein 2-like — MKQDEGVEKESEESSSFYGNLKCPTFTTVSKGDGFEKRCYEESTWVTTSVQAPNNQSTSFRTMFQNLFKYISGENDQNVKIPMTTPVLVSVKSLPENFRDIKMHFFVPPTGLDIPKPTSDAVKLENYPKFCAYVRVFGGYQMGVNKDMFFQRKQLTDALDKAGLKYNEKDLIYAGYDSPFKLFNRHNEIMVEIDSQESPS; from the exons ATGAAACAAGATGAAGGAGTCGAAAAAGAAAGTGAAGAATCTTCAAGTTTTTATGGCAACCTGAAATGTCCTACATTCACAACTGTATCTAAAGGTGATGGTTTTGAAAAGAGATGTTACGAAGAGTCGACATGGGTAACAACATCAGTTCAAGCTCCAAATAATCAATCCACCT CGTTTCGAACAATGTTTCAAAACCTCTTCAAATATATCAGTGGAGAAAATGATCAAAACGTTAAAATACCAATGACCACACCTGTTCTTGTCTCAGTAAAATCGTTGCCGGAAAATTTTAGGGacattaaaatgcatttttttgttcCTCCTACAGGCTTAGATATACCAAAACCTACTTCAGATGCTGTGAAGCTTGAAAATTATCCTAAATTTTGTGCATAC GTTCGAGTTTTTGGTGGTTATCAGATGGGTGTTAATAAAGACATGTTTTTTCAGCGTAAGCAGCTTACAGATGCACTTGATAAAGCCGGtctaaaatataatgaaaaggATTTGATTTATGCAGGTTACGATTCACCTTTTAAACTGTTTAACAGGCATAACGAAATTATGGTAGAAATTGATTCACAAGAATCGCCTTCTTAa